In Astatotilapia calliptera unplaced genomic scaffold, fAstCal1.2 U_scaffold_1, whole genome shotgun sequence, one DNA window encodes the following:
- the LOC113017170 gene encoding histone H2B 1/2 yields MPEPAKSAPKKGSKKAVTKTAGKGGKKKRKTRKESYAIYVYKVLKQVHPDTGISSKAMSIMNSFVNDIFERIAAEASRLAHYNKRSTITSREIQTAVRLLLPGELAKHAVSEGTKAVTKYTSSK; encoded by the coding sequence ATGCCTGAACCCGCCAAGTCCGCGCCCAAGAAGGGCTCCAAGAAAGCCGTGACCAAGACCGCCGGCAAGGGCggcaagaagaagagaaagaccaGGAAGGAGAGCTACGCCATCTACGTGTACAAGGTGCTGAAGCAGGTCCACCCCGACACCGGGATCTCCTCCAAAGCCATGAGCATCATGAACTCGTTTGTCAACGACATCTTCGAGCGCATCGCAGCCGAGGCATCTCGCCTGGCCCACTACAACAAGCGCTCCACTATCACTTCCAGGGAGATCCAGACCGCAGTGCGCCTCCTTCTCCCTGGTGAGCTGGCCAAGCACGCCGTGTCTGAGGGCACAAAGGCCGTCACCAAGTACACGAGCTCTAAGTAA
- the LOC113017167 gene encoding histone H3: MARTKQTARKSTGGKAPRKQLATKAARKSAPATGGVKKPHRYRPGTVALREIRRYQKSTELLIRKLPFQRLVREIAQDFKTDLRFQSSAVMALQEASEAYLVGLFEDTNLCAIHAKRVTIMPKDIQLARRIRGERA, encoded by the coding sequence ATGGCAAGAACAAAGCAGACTGCTCGCAAGTCTACTGGCGGCAAAGCCCCCAGGAAGCAGCTGGCCACCAAGGCTGCTCGTAAGAGCGCCCCGGCCACCGGAGGCGTCAAGAAGCCCCACCGTTATAGGCCTGGTACCGTGGCTCTGCGTGAGATCCGCCGTTACCAGAAATCCACCGAGCTGCTGATCCGCAAGCTACCCTTCCAGCGCCTGGTCCGCGAGATCGCTCAGGACTTCAAGACCGACCTGCGCTTCCAGAGCTCTGCTGTCATGGCTCTGCAGGAGGCCAGCGAGGCTTACCTGGTCGGACTCTTCGAGGACACCAACCTGTGCGCCATCCACGCCAAAAGGGTCACCATCATGCCCAAAGACATCCAGCTGGCTCGCCGCATCCGCGGAGAGAGAGCTTAA
- the LOC113017169 gene encoding LOW QUALITY PROTEIN: histone H2A-like (The sequence of the model RefSeq protein was modified relative to this genomic sequence to represent the inferred CDS: inserted 1 base in 1 codon), translating to MSGRGKTGGKARAKAKTRSSRAGLQFPVGRVHRLLRKGNYAXRVGAGAPVYLAAVLEYLTAEILELAGNAARDNKKTRIIPRHLQLAVRQRRGAQQAPGGITIAQGGVLPNIQAVLLPKKTEKPAKAK from the exons ATGAGTGGACGCGGAAAGACCGGAGGCAAAGCCAGAGCTAAGGCCAAGACCCGCTCATCCCGTGCCGGGCTTCAGTTCCCCGTGGGTCGTGTCCACAGGCTGCTGCGTAAAGGTAACTATG AGCGTGTGGGAGCCGGCGCTCCTGTTTATCTGGCGGCTGTGCTCGAGTACCTGACCGCTGAGATCCTGGAGCTGGCTGGCAACGCAGCCCGCGACAACAAGAAGACTCGTATCATCCCGCGTCACCTGCAGCTGGCTGTGCGCCAACGACGAGGAGCTCAACAAGCTCCTGGGGGGATCACCATCGCTCAGGGTGGTGTGCTGCCCAACATCCAGGCTGTGCTGCTGCCCAAGAAGACCGAGAAGCCCGCCAAGGCCAAGTAA